From a region of the Terriglobia bacterium genome:
- a CDS encoding permease prefix domain 1-containing protein produces the protein MWSDILYRLRCLFFRKKVEQEMADELEFHLQHEIETRVRSGMDPEAARRQAIILSPLTFVLAAVVLLAASLFGAFVPAYRASRTNPAATLRTD, from the coding sequence ATGTGGAGCGACATTCTCTACCGTCTTCGCTGTTTGTTCTTCCGCAAAAAGGTCGAGCAGGAGATGGCCGATGAACTCGAGTTTCATCTGCAGCATGAGATTGAAACACGGGTCCGATCCGGTATGGATCCCGAGGCAGCAAGAAGGCAAGCCATCATCCTATCTCCGCTCACCTTTGTGCTGGCGGCCGTCGTGCTCCTTGCCGCCTCATTGTTTGGAGCGTTTGTTCCGGCATATCGCGCGAGCCGAACCAATCCTGCCGCCACACTTCGGACGGATTAG